A window of the Brassica oleracea var. oleracea cultivar TO1000 chromosome C1, BOL, whole genome shotgun sequence genome harbors these coding sequences:
- the LOC106304368 gene encoding general transcriptional corepressor trfA: MMTSDVETSQAFNYVLSPHERCIRGDNNNNNKKTKNNNSNNNNNVRNIHVAFEKNLNVFVRDHLDNVTVASGENVDESTKAVPECSSSKSSVLKTEEPRLSSSSIGSDPDPNLPHPSQQDKNASRKETMPASSLVQIWEARTTSSNQNQTQTDSRTSSSGSNVLENSESLIEEPVKEYETIQPIQEGKKEEHKEEEIESDSQSVSGEKEREGVRVMDIIRKLSSDTETTTGNNDNGSSSNENGKEVQTTTTETRTFPQVSCSPRIRGRQAFADLLIQMMRDREKELASLLDRHCVSKFTHRGRIQSTLRIRCYERCIAIQDKYRSKSWAAGSDLNRAGGSDLNRSPRGSGVMHLLKEKNKTNSENISSSISSRSRVMDKDPQKSVEKKVFEETMEKIDVKEVQEVVSAKKAVLSELVENKNGLKKSIGETIKKEVAERRGEKRETVAQEVVSAVETPKKAVLSEIVENKNGLKKATGETIKKEVEERRGEKRETMEKPVSREGLEGRGDKETAKKAVLSESAEGKSGLKKPIGETLQKETTEGRGDKGETREKASAKENVQGNALVGIAEKVNRWNSEEKMNKSRWTEKGKANTERVDKKDVLEEATRRTNNVQSGGKSNTTCEFPEKEVRRKEKDDCVSVETKSIEIRDPQQATAQEEEKVVQETTTKSDLSETKNNKNGLKKHTERSGEVEESLEGNTFMGIAEKVKMWNSKYKKSRRRYSMDRGKGKTGKPNTERNEVLQEASRRIINVKTEERSITTSKEKVVGTQEMKDKRETSREIKQCEPDEKERRMEEEELCSDKAKSKDITEVKIMSSQEVIIPAKESACHGSPERGKELSSSPQDEETKKEECEEKREDVKEVAIEFANDWDEKEDDDDDDDYEDYGDFDDYIGEISTDWIYDVSRPRSYWEELRKERYLEVLNTESDKKDICNLIQSRTVSNFLTSDLRQKIDNLMTSLVQNHLGVPINQEEDEEEKEEWVEECSARNQEDIETEEEPEKTNLEAESDTILEADHDACSQSSERSSTLMISWSFRDQDIDKDNEPTASLSLPEPSSATSQNTQEMQMISDLREQMEQLQREMLELRNTVKSCTDMQLHFQKSSTQDSCRSGSSAEQRVETKNPLKRKCCVCSEMPVDSLLYRCGHMCTCLKCAHELQWSSKKCPICMAPIVDVVRAFLDA; this comes from the exons ATGATGACATCTGATGTAGAAACGTCTCAGGCTTTTAATTACGTATTAAGCCCCCACGAGAGATGCATCCGAGGAGACAACAACAACAACAATAAGAAGACCAAGAACAACAACAGCAACAACAACAACAATGTCCGAAACATACACGTCGCCTTCGAGAAGAATCTCAATGTTTTTGTCAGAGATCATCTCGATAACGTTACCGTTGCCTCCGGTGAGAATGTTGATGAATCCACCAAAGCTGTTCCTGAATGTTCTTCCAGCAAATCCTCTGTTTTGAAAACAGAGGAACCTCGGTTATCATCGTCCTCTATAGGATCCGACCCGGATCCGAATTTACCTCATCCGAGTCAACAAGATAAGAACGCGTCAAGGAAAGAAACCATGCCGGCTTCTTCTCTGGTTCAGATATGGGAGGCAAGGACAACGAGCTCGAACCAAAACCAAACACAAACCGATAGCAGAACGAGTTCCTCAGGATCAAACGTGTTAGAGAACTCAGAGTCTCTTATTGAGGAACCAGTCAAAGAATATGAAACCATACAGCCAATTCAAGAAGGAAAAAAGGAAGAACATAAAGAGGAAGAGATTGAATCTGACTCACAATCTGTTTCTGGTGAGAAAGAAAGAGAAGGCGTAAGAGTTATGGATATAATCAGGAAGCTGAGCAGCGACACAGAAACAACAACGGGTAATAACGATAATGGAAGCAGCAGTAACGAGAACGGCAAAGAAGTTCAGACAACAACAACAGAAACAAGAACTTTTCCTCAGGTTTCTTGTTCCCCAAGAATAAGAGGGAGACAAGCATTTGCTGATTTATTGATTCAGATGATGCGTGATCGTGAAAAGGAGCTGGCTAGTTTATTAGATCGTCATTGTGTTTCAAAGTTCACGCACCGGGGAAGGATTCAG TCAACGCTTAGGATTCGATGTTACGAAAGGTGTATTGCGATTCAAGATAAGTATCGGTCTAAGTCATGGGCAGCAGGATCTGATTTAAACCGGGCAGGAGGATCTGATTTAAACCGGTCACCGCGAGGGTCTGGTGTGATGCATCTTCTCAA GGAGAAAAATAAGACAAACTCTGAGAACATTTCTAGTTCTATCTCTTCTCGGTCTCGGGTTATGGATAAAGATCCGCAGAAGTCTGTGGAGAAGAAAGTTTTTGAGGAAACAATGGAGAAGATTGATGTAAAGGAGGTTCAAGAAGTGGTTTCTGCGAAGAAAGCTGTCTTGAGTGAACTCGTAGAAAACAAGAACGGTTTAAAGAAATCTATAGGAGAAACTATTAAGAAGGAAGTTGCAGAAAGGAGAGGCGAAAAGCGTGAAACAGTGGCTCAAGAAGTGGTTTCTGCGGTGGAAACTCCAAAGAAAGCCGTCTTGAGTGAAATTGTAGAAAACAAGAACGGTTTAAAGAAAGCCACAGGAGAAACCATTAAGAAGGAAGTTGAAGAAAGGAGAGGCGAAAAGCGAGAAACAATGGAGAAACCTGTTTCTAGAGAAGGTCTTGAAGGGAGAGGCGATAAGGAGACGGCAAAGAAAGCTGTTTTGAGTGAAAGTGCAGAGGGTAAGAGTGGTTTAAAGAAACCTATAGGGGAAACCCTTCAGAAAGAAACTACAGAAGGGAGAGGGGATAAAGGAGAAACAAGGGAGAAAGCTAGTGCTAAGGAAAATGTGCAAGGGAATGCTTTGGTTGGAATAGCTGAGAAAGTGAACCGGTGGAACTCAGAGGAGAAAATGAATAAGAGTAGATGGACAGAGAAAGGGAAAGCTAATACTGAGAGAGTTGATAAGAAAGATGTATTAGAAGAAGCTACAAGAAGAACCAATAATGTCCAAAGTGGGGGAAAAAGCAATACTACTTGTGAGTTTCCTGAGAAAGAAGTAAGAAGAAAGGAAAAGGATGACTGTGTTTCTGTAGAAACTAAGTCCATAGAGATCAGGGATCCTCAACAAGCTACTGCACAAGAAGAGGAAAAGGTTGTGCAAGAGACAACAACCAAAAGTGATTTGAGTGAAACCAAAAACAATAAAAATGGTTTAAAGAAACATACTGAAAGAAGTGGAGAAGTGGAGGAAAGTTTAGAAGGAAACACATTTATGGGAATAGCTGAGAAGGTGAAAATGTGGAACTCAAAGTACAAAAAGAGTAGGAGAAGATATTCTATGGACAGAGGTAAAGGCAAAACAGGCAAACCTAATACCGAGAGAAATGAAGTGTTGCAAGAAGCTTCAAGAAGAATCATTAATGTCAAAACTGAGGAGAGAAGTATTACTACTTCAAAGGAGAAAGTTGTTGGTACACAAGAAATGAAGGATAAAAGAGAGACTAGTAGAGAAATAAAGCAGTGTGAACCTGACGAGAAAGAAAGAAGAATGGAAGAGGAAGAGCTTTGTTCTGATAAAGCCAAGTCCAAAGATATCACTGAGGTGAAAATCATGAGTTCTCAAGAAGTTATTATACCAGCAAAAGAATCTGCATGTCATGGTTCTCCAGAGAGAGGTAAAGAGCTAAGTTCTTCACCACAGGATGAAGAAACCAAAAAGGAAGAATGTGAAGAAAAAAGAGAAGACGTGAAAGAAGTAGCAATAGAGTTTGCAAATGATTGGGATGAAAAAGAAGATGATGATGATGATGATGACTATGAAGATTATGGAGATTTTGATGATTACATTGGAGAAATTTCAACTGATTGGATCTATGATGTGTCGAGGCCTCGAAGTTACTGGGAAGAGTTAAGGAAAGAAAGGTACCTTGAGGTTCTCAACACTGAATCGGATAAAAAGGACATATGTAACCTTATTCAGAG CCGAACAGTTTCCAACTTCTTGACGAGTGACTTGCGACAAAAAATCGATAATTTGATGACAAGTCTGGTGCAAAATCACTTAGGCGTACCAATCAATCAAGAAGAAGACGAAGAAGAAAAAGAAGAGTGGGTTGAAGAGTGCTCAGCAAGGAACCAAGAAGATATTGAAACAGAGGAAGAACCAGAGAAGACAAATCTTGAAGCTGAAAGCGACACAATTCTTGAAGCTGATCATGACGCTTGCAGCCAATCATCAGAAAGGAGTAGCACGTTGATGATTTCGTGGAGTTTCAGGGATCAAGATATTGACAAGGATAACGAACCCACAGCGTCTTTATCTCTCCCTGAGCCTTCTTCTGCCACAAGTCAAAAT ACACAGGAAATGCAGATGATAAGTGATCTCAGGGAACAAATGGAGCAGCTTCAACGAGAAATGCTAGAATTGCGAAACACCGTTAAATCTTGCACTGATATGCAACTTCATTTCCAGAAATCTTCAACTCAAGATTCTTGTCGCTCTG GCTCCTCTGCGGAACAACGAGTAGAAACTAAGAATCCGTTAAAACGCAAGTGTTGCGTTTGCTCTGAGATGCCTGTTGACTCACTTCTGTATAG GTGTGGACATATGTGCACGTGTCTAAAATGTGCTCATGAGTTGCAATGGAGCAGTAAGAAATGTCCGATTTGCATGGCTCCAATCGTCGATGTTGTGAGAGCTTTTCTTGATGCTTAG
- the LOC106316471 gene encoding uncharacterized protein LOC106316471, whose amino-acid sequence MAKERDHHSNKDKKLLVGVIWNFSTELKLIFMALLVIFTLATLLPFIPSSFSLSASDFRFCISRFSPAVPVNITSTAVNVIPEKTTEPEIVNGVIKRTFTGHGSAAYNFVTMSAYRGGVNSFAVIGLSSKPLHVYGHPSYRCEWIPLDPTQDPVSTTGFKILTDWGYGRIYTTVVVNCTFPTTSAVNPQNSGGSLILHATTGDPSLNLTDSIPVLTESPNSVDFDLYTSPEKKKYDYLYCGSSLYGNLSPQRVREWIAYHARFFGDRSHFVLHDAGGIHGDVFEVLRPWIELGRVTVHDIRDQERFDGYYHNQFMVVNDCLHRYRFKAKWMFFFDVDEFMYVPEKETIKSVMESLEEYSQFTIEQMPMSSKICYSGDGPARTYRKWGFEKMAYRDVKKVPRRDRKYAVQPQNVFATGVHMSQNLQGKTYHKAESKIRYFHYHGSISQRREPCRHLFNDSRVVFENNPYVLDTTIRDVGLAAKMFEMRTIGDRLLRTRQ is encoded by the exons ATGGCCAAAGAGAGAGACCATCACTCTAACAAGGACAAGAAGCTTCTCGTCGGCGTCATATGGAACTTCTCCACCGAGCTCAAGCTCATCTTCATGGCGTTACTTGTCATCTTCACTTTAGCCACTCTCCTACCTTTCATACCTTCTTCATTCTCCCTCTCCGCCTCAGATTTCCGCTTCTGCATCTCGCGCTTCTCCCCCGCCGTTCCCGTTAACATCACATCCACCGCCGTTAACGTTATACCTGAAAAAACTACAGAGCCGGAGATAGTTAACGGCGTTATCAAACGGACGTTTACTGGTCACGGCTCCGCGGCTTATAACTTCGTCACGATGAGCGCGTACAGAGGCGGCGTTAACTCCTTCGCCGTTATCGGCTTATCATCGAAACCCCTCCACGTGTACGGCCACCCTTCGTACCGCTGCGAGTGGATCCCTCTCGACCCGACCCAAGACCCGGTTTCCACAACCGGGTTTAAAATCCTAACCGACTGGGGATACGGACGGATCTACACGACCGTCGTCGTGAACTGCACTTTCCCAACAACCTCCGCCGTGAACCCCCAAAACTCCGGCGGAAGCCTCATCCTCCACGCCACCACCGGAGATCCATCGCTAAACCTCACCGACTCGATCCCAGTCCTAACGGAATCTCCAAACTCCGTCGACTTCGACCTCTACACCTCACCGGAGAAGAAAAAGTACGACTACCTCTACTGCGGCTCGTCTCTCTACGGCAACCTAAGCCCGCAGAGAGTCAGAGAGTGGATCGCGTACCACGCGAGGTTCTTCGGAGACCGTTCGCATTTCGTGCTCCACGACGCCGGAGGGATCCACGGCGACGTGTTCGAGGTTCTAAGGCCGTGGATTGAGCTCGGGAGAGTGACGGTGCATGACATTAGGGATCAGGAGCGGTTCGATGGGTATTATCATAATCAGTTCATGGTTGTGAATGATTGCTTGCATAGGTATAGGTTTAAGGCCAAGTGGATGTTCTTCTTCGATGTTGATGAGTTTATGTATGTTCCGGAGAAGGAGACGATTAAGTCGGTTATGGAATCTTTGGAGGAATATTCTCAGTTTACTATTGAGCAGATGCCGATGAGTAGTAAGATTTGTTACTCCGGCGATGGTCCGGCGAGAACTTACAG GAAATGGGGATTTGAGAAAATGGCATATAGAGACGTGAAGAAAGTTCCAAGACGAGACCGGAAGTACGCGGTCCAGCCACAAAATGTATTTGCAACGGGAGTCCACATGTCTCAGAATCTACAAGGGAAAACATACCACAAGGCAGAGAGCAAAATCCGTTACTTCCATTACCACGGTTCCATCTCTCAGCGCCGGGAGCCTTGCCGTCACCTATTCAATGACTCGAGAGTTGTGTTTGAGAATAATCCTTATGTGCTCGACACTACGATCCGCGACGTTGGTCTTGCTGCGAAGATGTTCGAGATGAGAACGATCGGTGACCGACTGCTTAGGACACGCCAATGA